Proteins from a genomic interval of Oncorhynchus mykiss isolate Arlee chromosome 21, USDA_OmykA_1.1, whole genome shotgun sequence:
- the LOC100301658 gene encoding mitochondrial complex I subunit NDUFB2 — protein MSSLGRAMGVLRAGTQLLTRGPQKIVIRKAGGGPHIEAQYRQFPQLTKSQTFQAELLSSAMWFWILWHCWHDPDAVMGHFPWPDASAWTDEELGIPADDEE, from the exons ATGTCTTCTTTAGGAAGGGCCATGGGTGTCCTTAGGGCCGGGACGCAGCTTCTTACACGTGGACCTCAGAAAATAGTAATCCGAAA AGCTGGTGGTGGACCACACATAGAGGCCCAGTACAGGCAATTCCCACAACTCACCAAGAGCCAGACGTTCCAAGCAGAGCTCCTCAGCAGTGCCATGTGGTTCTGGATCCTGTGGCACTGCTGGCATGACCCAGATGCAGTAATG GGTCACTTCCCATGGCCTGATGCATCCGCATGGACAGATGAGGAACTGGGGATCCCAGCTGACGATGAGGAATGA